Proteins encoded together in one Neobacillus sp. FSL H8-0543 window:
- a CDS encoding ABC transporter ATP-binding protein → MDNSVLLKVNLLKKTFVKKSGNFLKREKTDVFAVNNVNFEIKKGEILGIIGESGCGKTTTARMVMRLMKETSGEIWFNGVDLCKLKESETNQVRKKMQMIFQDPYDTLNPGMRVVDLLMEPINAHEKNMPHQEKVKRVKEAIESIELKPAEDYMYRYPHQLSGGQRQRIAIARAIILKPSFIAADEPTSMLDVSVRAGILNLLLDLRKKMGLTMMFITHDLSTASYMCDRIAVMYQGQIVEIGPTKKIIHAPSHPYTKALVSVVKDLNYFIKNRENLILDGEVDSTRKAAGCPFVTRCPHQESACHTKTPPIESLGNGHVVSCHCHADLLEKTS, encoded by the coding sequence ATGGATAATTCAGTTCTACTCAAAGTCAATTTGTTAAAGAAAACTTTTGTGAAAAAGTCAGGAAACTTTTTAAAAAGAGAGAAAACAGATGTATTTGCGGTAAATAACGTTAATTTTGAAATCAAAAAGGGTGAAATTTTGGGGATTATCGGTGAGTCCGGCTGTGGAAAAACAACAACTGCCCGAATGGTCATGCGACTGATGAAAGAAACAAGCGGTGAAATTTGGTTTAATGGCGTTGACTTGTGTAAGTTAAAAGAGTCAGAAACCAATCAAGTCAGAAAAAAAATGCAGATGATTTTTCAAGATCCTTATGATACGTTGAATCCTGGGATGAGGGTCGTTGATTTATTAATGGAACCAATCAACGCACACGAAAAGAACATGCCGCATCAAGAAAAAGTAAAAAGGGTAAAAGAAGCAATTGAGTCCATTGAGCTTAAGCCGGCAGAAGATTATATGTATCGTTATCCTCATCAGTTAAGTGGCGGGCAGCGGCAAAGAATTGCCATCGCACGAGCGATTATTTTGAAGCCCTCTTTCATTGCAGCCGATGAGCCAACCTCAATGTTGGATGTATCAGTACGAGCAGGAATCCTCAATCTTCTTCTGGACTTAAGAAAGAAAATGGGGTTAACGATGATGTTTATTACTCATGATCTTTCTACTGCAAGCTATATGTGCGACAGGATTGCTGTTATGTACCAGGGGCAAATCGTCGAAATCGGCCCAACGAAGAAAATTATTCATGCTCCTTCCCATCCTTATACAAAGGCACTTGTTTCCGTTGTTAAGGATTTGAACTATTTTATAAAAAATCGAGAAAATCTGATTCTTGATGGTGAAGTAGATTCAACCCGAAAGGCAGCGGGCTGTCCATTTGTGACAAGATGCCCTCACCAAGAAAGTGCTTGTCATACAAAAACACCACCAATAGAATCTTTAGGTAATGGTCATGTAGTATCTTGCCATTGTCATGCAGACTTATTAGAAAAAACTTCCTAG
- a CDS encoding cupredoxin domain-containing protein: MVEYHIYVLATIIIVILASLILTFYYRKRLSNMAGMALAMAIGMNVGLTSGVFLGLLFKGNLYYSTILSILIGVIAGIACGISLGILPTIEGIMAGLMGGMMGAMLGDMVQQNQAITLVNVFLTLSVGSLLLFQILSQEDKAKTSQKWLFKPVLTFAIMAGYLFFGVQQDKNFVFSKNMPPAANNEHHHENSSKNRSKELTINVHPSHYSYDPQKIILEKNKLVSIILNNHDSIDHDIEIREIPLEKQGENEEHHHPDSHGEADFHLHATAKNQTKMTFTPLKEGTYTFYCTIPGHKENGMTGVLIVQ; the protein is encoded by the coding sequence TTGGTTGAATATCACATATATGTACTTGCTACAATTATCATCGTCATTCTGGCGTCTTTAATTTTAACCTTTTATTATCGAAAAAGGTTATCTAACATGGCTGGCATGGCACTTGCTATGGCAATCGGGATGAATGTCGGGTTAACTTCAGGTGTATTTCTCGGGTTATTATTCAAGGGAAATCTTTATTATTCTACTATTCTTTCTATACTTATTGGGGTAATTGCTGGTATTGCCTGTGGTATATCCCTAGGGATTCTGCCAACCATTGAAGGAATCATGGCAGGTTTGATGGGTGGGATGATGGGCGCGATGCTTGGCGATATGGTTCAACAAAATCAGGCGATTACTCTAGTAAATGTTTTTCTAACCTTATCAGTAGGTTCATTGCTCCTTTTTCAAATTCTATCTCAAGAGGATAAAGCAAAAACCTCTCAGAAATGGCTGTTCAAGCCCGTGTTAACGTTTGCTATTATGGCGGGATACTTATTTTTTGGGGTTCAACAGGATAAAAACTTTGTTTTTTCAAAAAACATGCCTCCTGCTGCAAATAACGAACATCATCATGAAAATTCAAGTAAAAATCGTTCGAAGGAATTAACGATTAACGTCCATCCCTCCCATTATTCTTACGATCCACAAAAAATTATTCTAGAAAAGAATAAACTGGTTTCCATCATTCTAAATAATCATGATTCAATTGATCATGATATCGAAATTAGAGAAATTCCATTAGAAAAACAAGGTGAAAATGAAGAGCATCATCATCCCGATTCTCATGGAGAGGCCGATTTTCATCTACATGCAACTGCAAAGAACCAAACGAAAATGACCTTTACACCACTGAAAGAAGGAACTTATACATTTTACTGCACTATTCCTGGACATAAAGAAAATGGGATGACTGGAGTACTCATAGTACAATGA
- a CDS encoding ABC transporter permease, with translation MDKQKWKHYWRVMSSNNLGMFGVGLLIIFLCIALFAPLIAPFDPTERVGSPFSKPNGVFLLGTNDIGQDIFSELLYGTRVSLLIGVIAAFISIILGCLIGVISGYFGGKIDTFLMRLVDLVLVIPFLPLMILLAAFIGPSFWNIVLVISLISWASPARVIRSQVLTLKTKGYVEAARSIGTGVRVILTRHILPGVIPIALSQFVLAASHSILIEASLSFLGLGDPFTKSWGTILYYAQARGAFLTDAWIWWILPPGLLITTLVIGFAFTGYSLEEILNPRLRKER, from the coding sequence ATGGATAAACAAAAATGGAAGCATTATTGGCGTGTGATGTCCTCAAATAATTTAGGCATGTTCGGAGTGGGATTACTGATTATATTTTTATGTATTGCTCTATTTGCCCCTCTGATCGCCCCTTTTGATCCAACGGAAAGGGTGGGCTCACCGTTCTCGAAACCAAATGGTGTATTCTTACTTGGTACAAACGATATTGGCCAAGACATTTTTAGCGAATTGTTGTACGGAACAAGGGTTTCACTATTAATTGGTGTGATTGCCGCGTTCATCTCTATTATCTTGGGCTGTCTCATCGGGGTTATTTCAGGTTACTTTGGTGGAAAAATAGATACATTTTTAATGAGATTAGTAGATTTAGTTTTAGTTATTCCGTTTTTGCCTTTGATGATCTTATTGGCGGCTTTCATCGGTCCGAGTTTCTGGAATATTGTACTGGTAATCAGTCTCATTTCATGGGCATCACCGGCCAGGGTCATTCGCTCTCAAGTGTTAACGTTAAAAACGAAAGGTTATGTCGAAGCAGCCAGATCGATTGGTACCGGGGTACGAGTCATTCTAACACGACATATTTTGCCGGGTGTCATCCCCATTGCTCTTTCTCAATTCGTGTTAGCCGCGAGTCATTCTATCTTAATTGAAGCGTCACTCAGCTTCTTGGGGCTTGGAGATCCTTTTACAAAGAGCTGGGGAACGATTTTGTATTATGCACAGGCAAGGGGTGCCTTTTTAACCGACGCTTGGATCTGGTGGATCTTACCTCCGGGATTACTAATCACGACACTTGTAATTGGTTTTGCTTTTACTGGCTATTCCTTAGAAGAAATCTTGAATCCACGTCTGAGAAAGGAGCGATAA
- a CDS encoding PIG-L family deacetylase yields MAKGQKVLFLGVYGMEVVECGGALAKNVLSGGESYASIMLCRETSQPQVKNAAEVLGVKEVSFLNFQYGTVDLSVESKKKIIKVIREVKPDIIITQDPEHSFHDLDPDRRPAMTLLLESIALASRDFALEDLPGLAPHPIPTIYYMTPHHPNTVVDITEVWEKKERAMDTLESQLEFSGTHFEQMLDSKAAEALYPGFSKLSSYHEKGRAIHKVLDKAVHVYHGLATHGHYAFAEAYRREGNFHLSELIQ; encoded by the coding sequence ATGGCAAAAGGACAAAAGGTACTCTTTTTAGGAGTTTATGGGATGGAAGTCGTGGAATGTGGCGGTGCACTGGCAAAAAACGTACTAAGTGGCGGTGAATCGTATGCAAGTATCATGCTGTGCCGCGAGACAAGTCAGCCTCAGGTAAAAAATGCAGCAGAAGTTTTAGGAGTAAAAGAGGTTTCATTTCTCAACTTTCAATACGGAACAGTAGATTTAAGTGTTGAATCAAAAAAGAAGATTATTAAAGTGATCAGGGAGGTAAAGCCAGATATTATTATTACTCAAGACCCAGAACATTCATTCCACGACCTAGACCCAGATCGTCGGCCAGCAATGACTCTTTTATTAGAATCGATTGCATTAGCAAGTAGAGATTTTGCACTTGAGGATTTACCAGGGCTAGCACCTCATCCGATTCCAACTATTTATTATATGACTCCCCACCATCCTAACACTGTAGTAGATATTACAGAAGTATGGGAGAAAAAAGAAAGAGCTATGGATACGCTCGAAAGCCAACTGGAATTCAGCGGTACGCATTTTGAACAAATGCTAGATTCTAAGGCAGCAGAAGCTTTATATCCGGGTTTTTCCAAACTCTCAAGCTATCACGAAAAGGGAAGAGCAATACATAAGGTCCTCGATAAAGCGGTCCATGTATACCATGGTCTGGCCACTCATGGACATTATGCTTTTGCTGAAGCGTATCGAAGAGAAGGGAATTTCCATTTATCAGAATTGATTCAGTAA
- the copZ gene encoding copper chaperone CopZ has translation MEKVTLNVEGMSCGHCVKAIEGSVGELKGVSTVKVNLDSGIVDIEYKSDEVTLETIKETIDDQGYDIV, from the coding sequence ATGGAAAAAGTAACGTTAAACGTAGAGGGAATGAGCTGTGGACATTGTGTAAAGGCGATCGAAGGCAGTGTCGGCGAGTTGAAAGGTGTTTCAACAGTAAAAGTTAATCTTGATTCAGGGATAGTGGATATTGAATATAAATCAGATGAAGTAACTCTTGAAACGATCAAGGAGACAATTGACGATCAAGGCTATGATATAGTTTAG
- a CDS encoding metal-sensitive transcriptional regulator: protein MVSEIETNSMNDECCSHSSERKSHHSDKTKQNLVSRLNRIEGQIRGIKGLIEKDTYCDDVITQISACQSALNSVAKILLEGHLKSCVVERIQEGDLEVLDEVLVTVQRLMKK, encoded by the coding sequence ATGGTATCCGAAATTGAAACGAATTCAATGAATGATGAGTGCTGTAGCCATTCGAGCGAAAGAAAAAGTCATCATTCTGATAAAACAAAGCAAAACTTAGTTAGCCGCTTAAATCGAATAGAAGGGCAAATTCGCGGAATTAAAGGGCTAATTGAAAAAGACACCTATTGTGATGATGTGATCACACAAATTTCGGCCTGCCAATCTGCCTTAAATAGCGTAGCAAAAATTCTTCTAGAAGGTCATTTAAAAAGCTGCGTGGTAGAAAGAATTCAAGAAGGTGACCTGGAAGTCTTAGATGAAGTCCTTGTAACCGTTCAAAGGTTAATGAAGAAATAA
- a CDS encoding ABC transporter permease: MTKFVAGKLFQYIIVIMLMLTLNFLLPRLMPGNPLVFLAGEDVGFMTSAEKEAILEKHGLNDSIIKQYGTYIKNIFTGDFGFSYQQKRPIIELLKERLPWTMLLTGLGLVISTIIGVLFGAISAWKRGTKTDANLLTVFMFLSAMPSFWVGMILVSVFAAQLGWLPVFGAESAWSNLTGMERFWDIVSHLILPLTTLVLISVTSTFMIMRYSMLNVLGEDYIMMAKAKGVKDKVIKYKHAMRNALLPVATVFMLSLGFTLGGATVIETVFAYPGVGRLMFESVLSRDYPLIQATFLIITFSVVIANFLADLIYPLLDPKVGRHNG, encoded by the coding sequence ATGACGAAATTCGTGGCTGGAAAGTTATTTCAATACATAATAGTGATTATGCTGATGTTGACATTAAACTTTTTATTGCCAAGGCTAATGCCAGGTAATCCACTTGTATTTTTGGCAGGAGAAGATGTAGGCTTTATGACCAGCGCGGAAAAAGAGGCGATATTAGAAAAGCACGGATTAAATGATTCCATCATCAAGCAATATGGCACTTATATAAAAAATATTTTCACAGGAGATTTCGGTTTTTCTTATCAACAAAAACGCCCGATTATTGAATTATTAAAGGAAAGACTACCTTGGACGATGCTATTGACGGGGTTAGGTTTAGTAATCTCAACCATCATTGGGGTGCTATTTGGCGCAATTTCAGCATGGAAAAGAGGAACAAAAACAGATGCGAATCTTCTCACCGTGTTTATGTTCTTAAGTGCCATGCCTTCCTTTTGGGTAGGAATGATTTTAGTCTCCGTTTTTGCAGCCCAGTTAGGCTGGCTGCCGGTATTTGGTGCGGAAAGTGCATGGTCCAATTTAACGGGAATGGAACGCTTTTGGGATATTGTAAGCCATCTTATTCTCCCATTGACGACATTAGTATTAATTTCCGTCACGAGCACGTTTATGATTATGAGATATTCCATGCTGAATGTATTAGGTGAAGACTACATTATGATGGCAAAGGCAAAGGGTGTAAAAGATAAGGTGATTAAATATAAACATGCGATGAGAAATGCTCTGTTACCTGTCGCAACTGTATTCATGCTTAGCCTTGGCTTCACCCTCGGCGGTGCAACGGTTATTGAAACGGTATTTGCGTACCCGGGAGTAGGACGCTTAATGTTTGAATCCGTTCTAAGCCGTGATTATCCGCTTATCCAAGCGACGTTTCTAATTATTACATTCAGCGTGGTCATCGCTAACTTCTTGGCCGATTTAATTTATCCGCTGCTTGATCCAAAGGTGGGAAGACATAATGGATAA
- a CDS encoding ABC transporter ATP-binding protein, translated as MGTVLSVENLSTFFKTDKGIAKAVENVSFSVEEGEMLGLIGESGCGKTTVAQSILRLIEYPGKVVAGSVHLNGKNLLKVKDSELLNLRWKEISVIPQSAMNALNPVYTVGDQIIEAIMLHEKVSKKEALERTKILLELVGIDRERWKSFPHEFSGGMKQRVAIAMALACNPKLVISDESTTGLDVLTQAQVIALIKNLQKKMDLSVILISHDLPMVTAICDRIAIMYAGKLVEWASTEDILNGARHPYSQALLNATPDLSNPEREVTSIPGSVPNLINIPSCCRFHTRCPYAFERCRQETPELREVNQGHYAACFLEEEQNG; from the coding sequence TTGGGTACTGTACTATCAGTAGAAAACTTGTCCACATTTTTTAAAACGGATAAAGGCATTGCAAAGGCAGTAGAGAACGTTTCTTTTTCAGTGGAGGAAGGAGAAATGCTTGGCTTGATTGGTGAGTCAGGCTGCGGAAAAACAACTGTGGCCCAGTCGATTTTACGGCTAATCGAATACCCGGGCAAGGTGGTCGCTGGGAGTGTCCATTTGAATGGTAAAAATCTATTAAAAGTGAAGGATTCAGAACTCTTAAACTTAAGATGGAAGGAAATCTCTGTGATTCCCCAAAGTGCAATGAATGCACTTAATCCCGTTTACACGGTGGGGGACCAAATTATCGAGGCAATTATGCTTCACGAAAAGGTAAGTAAAAAAGAAGCCCTTGAACGAACAAAAATCTTACTAGAATTAGTCGGAATTGATCGGGAGCGCTGGAAAAGCTTCCCTCATGAATTTAGTGGAGGGATGAAGCAGCGTGTTGCTATCGCTATGGCACTTGCTTGCAACCCTAAACTAGTCATTTCTGATGAGTCGACCACCGGGCTTGATGTATTAACACAAGCACAAGTGATTGCCTTGATAAAAAATCTACAAAAGAAAATGGACCTATCAGTCATTCTTATCTCCCATGACCTCCCAATGGTCACAGCCATTTGCGATAGAATTGCGATTATGTATGCCGGAAAGTTAGTGGAGTGGGCATCCACGGAAGATATACTTAATGGTGCCAGGCACCCATATTCTCAAGCATTATTAAATGCCACTCCAGATCTTTCAAATCCTGAGCGTGAAGTCACTTCGATTCCCGGAAGTGTTCCGAACCTAATTAATATTCCTAGTTGCTGCCGTTTTCACACACGTTGTCCGTATGCCTTTGAGCGCTGCAGACAGGAAACTCCTGAGTTAAGGGAAGTGAATCAGGGGCATTATGCAGCCTGTTTTTTGGAGGAGGAACAAAATGGATAA
- a CDS encoding nitrite reductase → MESHVKKIKIAVNGGIDFGSKLTAKQLLVIAKYLGEQELELTTFQQLYLEIPENQKQQMIDEFTAVGLHCYPVGNYVKSLRTCNFCKGAEEEGMPVAMELNKRIAGIPVPFTLKPAYTGCPVGCGEPLVNDIGVMKIKDSYNLYIGGKTKGHDARAGQLFRENLNPSELYSAVEQLIQLYSEQGKKREPFHKFVNRMGFDTLDESIG, encoded by the coding sequence ATGGAAAGTCATGTTAAAAAAATAAAAATAGCTGTAAACGGTGGGATTGATTTTGGTTCTAAGCTAACTGCGAAACAGCTATTGGTGATAGCGAAATATTTAGGTGAGCAAGAGCTTGAATTAACAACCTTCCAACAGCTTTATCTAGAAATACCGGAAAATCAAAAACAGCAGATGATCGATGAGTTTACCGCAGTTGGACTACACTGCTACCCAGTGGGGAATTATGTGAAAAGCCTAAGAACATGTAATTTTTGCAAGGGTGCAGAGGAAGAAGGAATGCCAGTTGCAATGGAACTAAATAAGAGAATTGCTGGCATTCCTGTTCCCTTTACGTTAAAGCCAGCATATACAGGCTGCCCGGTCGGATGTGGTGAACCACTTGTCAATGATATTGGGGTTATGAAAATAAAAGATAGCTATAATTTATATATTGGCGGAAAAACAAAAGGCCATGACGCAAGGGCCGGACAACTCTTCCGCGAAAATCTTAATCCGTCCGAACTTTATTCTGCGGTAGAACAACTCATTCAACTCTACAGTGAACAGGGAAAAAAACGGGAACCGTTCCATAAGTTTGTGAACCGAATGGGATTTGATACGCTAGATGAAAGTATTGGTTGA
- a CDS encoding ABC transporter substrate-binding protein, producing MRKYWLNGLLIFALLFSNLSMVSAETIVPSLKIGITKDENGLNPYTYVTGYPGLDLMNLLYDNLFQLDANNQPVPWLAKDYKVSEDGLTYEFTLQEGVKWHDGKPLTAEDVKFTVEYFIKYPKSRFTNPLKAITTVNVTDETHFSFVLSKADPNFMTQPLADLPILPQHIWSTIDKPDDEMNALGSGPYILEEHQSSQYYKMKANKDYFKGAPPIEEIIFPIIEDTTALFNALQSGEIDAISSSISPELVNQFESKPNLKVARGPGYSTSLFQINAEKYPMTEKAFRQAIDFAIDKQSLVDTVLLGFAEVGSPGFIHPSSPFYNSSIKPRFDQEQAKQILETAGFKDTDGDGFREDQKGEKIDLTTLVYSNNPIRIRTAELIAEALNQVGIKSGVKAMDSTTVDSLMWPDFDVSKGRDYDLGVWSWSNTMQLFPDRLVDLFHSDPAVGSVNIGAYKNPEFDALAEKLKNTIDETERETLIKEMQAFVAEDSPIIPLYYQEIVNAYNPSVYDGYVFQVGKGIINKLSFVSGDKPEPPANEQPKTDAKSAEDSQSGSKDAAKNNTGLYIFGGIILIVVGAFILLRKRKNTDKDDFDF from the coding sequence ATGAGAAAGTATTGGCTTAATGGACTGCTAATTTTCGCTTTACTCTTTTCCAATCTATCTATGGTAAGTGCTGAAACAATTGTTCCTTCGTTAAAAATAGGGATTACCAAAGACGAAAATGGTCTTAACCCTTATACGTATGTGACCGGATACCCAGGATTGGATTTAATGAATTTGCTTTATGATAACCTGTTCCAATTGGACGCAAATAACCAACCAGTCCCTTGGCTGGCGAAAGACTATAAGGTAAGTGAAGATGGCTTAACCTATGAGTTTACACTTCAAGAAGGGGTAAAATGGCATGATGGAAAGCCATTAACTGCAGAAGATGTAAAGTTCACGGTAGAGTACTTCATCAAATATCCAAAATCCCGCTTCACGAATCCACTAAAAGCGATTACGACGGTAAATGTTACAGATGAAACACATTTCTCCTTTGTCTTATCAAAAGCCGATCCTAACTTCATGACTCAGCCTCTAGCAGACTTGCCAATTTTACCACAACATATATGGTCGACAATTGATAAACCAGACGATGAAATGAATGCTTTAGGAAGCGGTCCATATATTTTGGAAGAACATCAGTCTAGTCAATATTACAAAATGAAGGCCAATAAGGATTACTTTAAAGGCGCCCCGCCAATTGAAGAAATCATCTTTCCGATTATTGAGGATACAACCGCACTATTTAATGCACTTCAATCAGGTGAGATTGATGCAATCTCTTCAAGTATTTCACCGGAGCTTGTGAATCAATTTGAGTCTAAACCTAACCTTAAAGTGGCAAGAGGGCCTGGATATAGCACATCACTCTTCCAAATTAATGCAGAAAAATATCCGATGACAGAAAAAGCTTTCCGTCAAGCAATCGATTTTGCCATTGATAAACAGAGTTTAGTTGATACAGTACTACTTGGTTTCGCCGAGGTTGGAAGTCCAGGGTTTATTCATCCATCGTCACCATTCTATAACAGTTCAATAAAGCCAAGATTTGATCAGGAACAAGCGAAACAAATCTTAGAAACTGCTGGTTTTAAAGATACAGATGGTGATGGTTTTAGAGAGGATCAGAAAGGCGAGAAAATAGATTTAACCACTCTCGTATACTCGAATAATCCAATTAGAATTCGGACAGCGGAATTAATTGCGGAAGCACTAAATCAAGTGGGTATTAAAAGTGGCGTAAAAGCGATGGATTCTACCACAGTAGATTCATTAATGTGGCCTGATTTTGATGTCAGCAAGGGTAGAGATTATGACCTGGGTGTTTGGAGTTGGTCCAATACGATGCAATTGTTCCCTGACCGGCTAGTGGATTTATTCCATTCCGATCCTGCAGTTGGTTCAGTAAATATTGGTGCTTATAAGAATCCAGAGTTTGATGCGCTTGCAGAAAAACTTAAAAACACGATTGACGAAACGGAACGAGAAACTTTAATTAAGGAAATGCAAGCCTTTGTAGCGGAAGATTCACCAATTATTCCTTTATATTATCAGGAAATTGTCAATGCTTATAATCCATCCGTCTATGATGGCTATGTATTCCAAGTAGGAAAAGGGATTATTAATAAATTGTCATTTGTTTCCGGAGATAAACCAGAACCACCTGCAAATGAACAGCCAAAGACGGACGCTAAGTCTGCGGAAGACAGTCAATCTGGCAGCAAGGATGCAGCCAAAAACAACACAGGGCTCTATATTTTTGGAGGAATAATCCTAATTGTTGTGGGTGCTTTCATCCTTCTTAGAAAGAGAAAAAATACAGACAAAGACGATTTTGATTTTTAG